One genomic window of Armatimonadota bacterium includes the following:
- a CDS encoding MFS transporter — translation MSRGASASDSAYSHRGELFTASCMALVVSAIAFGIRGDTLGDFMATFHAKPADIGWAITGAFWGFTIAIAFSGIVCDWLGMKSLLVFAWILHMAGIAGTVFANSIMMLAVGTLLIGLGNGFIEGAVNPLVVTLYPDNKTAKLNALHAWWPGGIVIGTVIAYLMTQVSALNHWEYKTGVLFIPTLVYGAMFIKLKLPPTERVQSGVSTGKMWKSVFSLFLVFWVCMWLTAFTELGTNQWISEMLKESGVKVGTLVLGWISFVMLIGRVFAGPVVHKLKPIGLLLLSSVISVLGLLALSVAQGPAMAFLAATVFSVGVCYYWPTMLGYTSERWPEGGALAMGLMGAAGMASAGFAQPIFGWLFEGRGTSGCLQAVAILPAIAAVVFLFFYQGHRKEGGYKAVKLAQDSPVEPQG, via the coding sequence TTGAGTAGAGGCGCTAGTGCTTCCGACTCCGCTTACAGCCATCGCGGCGAGTTGTTCACGGCAAGTTGCATGGCTCTCGTGGTCAGCGCGATCGCATTTGGCATCCGTGGCGATACCCTGGGCGATTTCATGGCCACATTTCACGCCAAACCGGCAGACATCGGCTGGGCCATCACCGGCGCGTTCTGGGGATTCACGATCGCCATCGCCTTCAGTGGCATCGTCTGCGACTGGCTGGGCATGAAGTCTCTCCTGGTGTTCGCTTGGATTCTTCATATGGCGGGCATTGCGGGAACTGTTTTCGCGAACAGCATCATGATGCTGGCGGTTGGCACCCTGCTTATCGGACTCGGAAATGGGTTCATTGAGGGTGCGGTGAATCCGCTGGTCGTCACGCTGTATCCGGACAACAAGACGGCCAAGTTGAACGCCCTGCACGCGTGGTGGCCCGGAGGGATCGTGATCGGAACGGTCATTGCCTACCTTATGACCCAGGTCAGCGCCCTCAACCACTGGGAGTACAAGACGGGCGTCCTGTTCATCCCCACGCTGGTGTACGGCGCAATGTTCATCAAATTGAAACTCCCGCCGACCGAGCGCGTGCAGTCCGGCGTCTCCACCGGGAAGATGTGGAAGTCGGTGTTCTCGCTGTTCCTGGTATTCTGGGTCTGCATGTGGCTCACGGCATTTACCGAGTTGGGCACCAACCAGTGGATCTCTGAGATGTTGAAGGAGTCGGGGGTCAAGGTGGGTACTCTTGTTCTCGGCTGGATCAGCTTCGTGATGCTGATCGGCCGGGTATTCGCCGGCCCGGTCGTTCACAAGCTGAAACCCATCGGCCTCTTGCTCCTCTCATCTGTCATCTCGGTGCTGGGCCTGCTGGCGTTGAGCGTAGCCCAGGGGCCTGCCATGGCGTTTCTGGCTGCCACGGTCTTCTCCGTCGGCGTATGCTATTACTGGCCGACAATGCTCGGATACACATCGGAGCGCTGGCCTGAAGGCGGCGCGTTGGCCATGGGTCTGATGGGTGCTGCCGGTATGGCGTCCGCTGGTTTCGCCCAGCCGATATTCGGTTGGCTCTTCGAAGGCCGAGGGACCTCCGGCTGTCTGCAGGCGGTGGCCATCCTGCCGGCCATTGCGGCCGTCGTCTTCCTGTTCTTCTACCAGGGCCATCGGAAGGAGGGCGGCTATAAGGCCGTCAAGCTGGCTCAGGATAGTCCGGTTGAACCCCAAGGCTGA
- a CDS encoding SpoIIE family protein phosphatase translates to MAEGRPKSSLRRKLLVILLLAVLAPSIFVSTALILMSIQEQQAEALSALGALEETVSQQALDFIDDLDSFLTGVGRDRVFGERDRPGQILVMNRSLARMSFLRSMSVYYSPREVFAAVSASDQEWEPPRSLVQKGFVEAAKGGIFVSSVHYTPASEALALIMSPIGSSGETPVGAVACVVSLRLLQELADGFGSQPDRSVLIVDGTCRAVAFSPSYPDIAVGDSLMHLPPASRLMGDPVSDAAGHLIYRDRWGKRYLAVYRRLPVVGWGVIVEETATPAMTPPYRAVAMALAWMIISVLLVTLLSTYVSRRITRPLRLLREGAEFIGAGNLGHRVAIETGDELQELAASWNHTASRLEASYRELEDEHDKALISAKRADILLRISQALVATLRVDERLELIAASLADVCGTRKVAIWLIEDGLVRPTTSYGLSEEEGEVFAKWETPLEDALDLTKHIVATGQPLAIGNAPEDDLVPTEMAVKFNVRSLLALPMLIEDEVMGVAIAYEPGASRPFSDDQVSMAQAVAVQAAVAVHNAQAYERERHIAYTLQRSFLPQIPRRIGGFEFADRYEAALTESEIGGDFYDLIRLTPSRIGFVIADISGKGLSAAVHTAMIKYMLRAYALDAPTPAELVRRLNRAVWADIGGRMFVTLFYGVLDTESKELTYVNAGHELPMLMGEDRGLCHPLVTTGTALGIVADYEYGEETAGFEPGDALLLYTDGATDVRNEGRFLGVEGLQTLFCNAAGRTAQEIVDAVEAGIRGHADGELHDDVALMVIKYTRSGD, encoded by the coding sequence ATGGCCGAAGGACGTCCGAAGTCGAGTCTGAGAAGGAAGCTGCTGGTCATATTGCTGCTGGCCGTGCTCGCGCCTTCCATATTCGTGTCCACTGCCCTGATTCTGATGAGCATACAGGAACAGCAAGCTGAGGCCCTCTCGGCGCTTGGCGCCCTGGAGGAGACTGTTTCTCAGCAGGCCCTCGATTTTATAGACGATCTCGACTCGTTCCTGACTGGCGTAGGCCGCGATAGGGTCTTCGGCGAGCGGGACAGGCCCGGGCAGATTCTTGTCATGAACCGGTCTCTCGCGCGGATGTCGTTCCTGCGCAGCATGAGCGTGTACTATTCGCCCCGAGAAGTGTTTGCTGCCGTCTCAGCCTCGGATCAGGAGTGGGAGCCGCCCCGGTCCTTGGTTCAGAAAGGCTTCGTCGAAGCCGCAAAGGGCGGCATCTTCGTCAGTAGCGTCCACTACACCCCTGCTAGCGAGGCGCTCGCACTGATCATGTCTCCCATCGGATCATCGGGAGAAACCCCCGTTGGTGCTGTTGCCTGTGTGGTCAGTCTGCGCTTGCTCCAGGAACTGGCCGATGGATTCGGCTCGCAGCCCGATAGAAGCGTGCTCATCGTGGACGGCACGTGCCGGGCGGTGGCGTTTTCTCCATCGTATCCGGATATTGCCGTGGGAGACAGCCTGATGCACCTCCCTCCGGCAAGTCGGCTGATGGGCGATCCGGTTTCTGATGCGGCTGGACACCTGATCTATCGGGATCGTTGGGGAAAGCGTTATCTGGCGGTCTACAGGCGGCTGCCGGTAGTTGGGTGGGGAGTCATCGTAGAGGAAACCGCGACCCCAGCGATGACACCGCCTTATCGGGCGGTGGCGATGGCTCTCGCATGGATGATTATCTCCGTGTTGCTTGTCACGCTGCTCAGCACCTACGTGAGCCGTCGGATCACTCGTCCGCTCAGGCTGCTCCGAGAGGGCGCCGAGTTCATAGGCGCAGGCAACCTGGGACATCGCGTTGCCATAGAGACGGGCGATGAGCTTCAGGAGCTGGCAGCTTCGTGGAACCACACTGCATCGCGTCTCGAAGCCTCGTATAGGGAACTCGAGGACGAACATGACAAGGCACTTATCTCTGCCAAAAGGGCCGACATCCTTCTTCGCATATCCCAGGCGCTTGTTGCGACTCTTCGCGTTGACGAAAGACTCGAGCTGATTGCGGCGAGTTTGGCTGATGTCTGCGGCACCCGCAAGGTGGCGATCTGGCTGATCGAAGATGGACTGGTGAGGCCGACAACCTCCTACGGGCTGTCTGAGGAGGAGGGCGAAGTTTTCGCGAAGTGGGAGACGCCTCTTGAGGATGCCCTGGATCTGACAAAACACATCGTCGCTACCGGGCAGCCGCTGGCCATCGGAAACGCTCCCGAGGACGATCTCGTGCCGACCGAGATGGCCGTCAAGTTCAACGTGAGGTCGCTGCTGGCTCTTCCGATGCTCATCGAGGACGAGGTAATGGGTGTGGCCATCGCATACGAGCCGGGCGCCTCGCGCCCCTTCTCGGACGATCAGGTCTCGATGGCGCAGGCGGTGGCGGTTCAGGCCGCGGTCGCTGTCCATAACGCGCAAGCCTATGAGCGCGAGCGGCATATCGCCTATACCCTGCAGAGGTCCTTCCTGCCGCAGATCCCCCGCCGAATCGGCGGGTTTGAGTTCGCCGACCGGTATGAGGCCGCCCTGACCGAGTCTGAGATCGGCGGTGACTTCTACGATCTGATCCGGCTGACCCCTTCGCGCATCGGCTTCGTCATCGCCGATATCTCTGGCAAGGGATTGAGCGCGGCCGTGCATACCGCCATGATCAAGTATATGCTGCGGGCCTACGCTCTCGACGCCCCGACCCCGGCGGAGCTGGTGAGGCGTCTAAATCGCGCCGTCTGGGCGGACATCGGCGGGCGGATGTTCGTCACGCTCTTCTACGGAGTACTGGATACCGAGAGCAAGGAACTGACTTACGTCAACGCCGGACACGAGCTTCCCATGCTTATGGGGGAAGACCGTGGTCTATGCCACCCGCTGGTGACCACCGGCACCGCACTCGGCATCGTTGCGGACTACGAGTACGGCGAGGAGACGGCGGGGTTCGAGCCTGGCGACGCGCTTCTCCTCTATACGGACGGTGCCACCGATGTCAGGAATGAGGGGCGATTCCTTGGAGTGGAAGGACTTCAGACCCTCTTCTGCAACGCCGCGGGGAGGACCGCGCAGGAGATCGTCGATGCGGTGGAAGCAGGCATTCGCGGTCATGCCGATGGAGAACTGCACGATGATGTTGCGCTGATGGTCATCAAGTACACACGGTCGGGCGATTGA
- a CDS encoding S1 RNA-binding domain-containing protein: MQEAASRVETILEVGSTVVGTVVKLAEYGAIVRLEGGNTGLVHISEVADTFVRDINDHFKEHDRIRATVLSRNGRGRYQLSTKKIEQPAREPVLSRRPQRPVERIPDPVNLGPEHETAPRSAAADSITFEDRLKAFLKDSNDRQFDVKRHLESKRGSRRR; encoded by the coding sequence ATGCAAGAAGCAGCATCCAGAGTAGAAACGATCCTCGAGGTCGGCTCCACCGTGGTCGGGACTGTAGTCAAGCTCGCGGAATATGGAGCGATCGTTAGACTAGAGGGCGGCAATACCGGCCTTGTTCACATCTCCGAAGTGGCCGATACCTTCGTCCGTGATATCAACGACCATTTCAAGGAGCACGACCGGATACGCGCCACGGTTCTCAGTCGGAACGGCAGGGGGCGCTACCAACTCTCCACGAAGAAGATCGAGCAGCCGGCCCGCGAGCCCGTTCTCTCAAGACGACCCCAGAGGCCCGTCGAACGCATCCCCGATCCCGTGAACCTCGGCCCCGAACACGAAACCGCACCGCGATCCGCCGCGGCCGACTCGATCACTTTCGAGGACCGTCTGAAGGCGTTCCTGAAGGACAGCAACGACCGACAGTTCGACGTCAAGCGACACCTGGAATCCAAGCGAGGCAGCCGAAGGCGTTAG
- a CDS encoding FAD-dependent oxidoreductase: MKPDFSCDVLVAGGGVAGVAAAASAARQGARTLLVEKYGFLGGMGTAGLVNPFMSSRTSTGAPLIGGFFAEICDRMSSLGGLFGRAFDPEAMKFAAQEMILEADGELLLHSWISGVRKTGPAIAGVEAFTKGGPLGIDAKVVVDATGDGDVSAMAGAPFEMGGPAHGLTQAMTLMFTVGGVEMRKCLEYALANPDQMRFPKPSSQEDVERLLATAAGVAGFYKEVDEARKNGEFPLPQEMVFFIAMPAPGQVVVNTTHVGGVSGTDSTDLTKAEIECHRQAMALMTFFRKYVPGFENSYLIQTAPQVGVRETRRIVGEHVFSVDDVSQGRKYPDAVLRSAYAVDIHSPVGRGYVRADDGKPGIGPPHGDWYEVPYRSLVPLEVEQLLVAGRCISSTHEGQAAMRIMPNCMALGQAAGVAAALCVEQQVSPRQLDAALLRSVLLGQGAII, translated from the coding sequence TTGAAACCCGATTTTTCCTGTGATGTGCTTGTTGCCGGTGGTGGAGTTGCCGGCGTTGCGGCAGCGGCAAGCGCGGCCAGACAGGGTGCGAGGACTCTGCTGGTCGAGAAATATGGCTTCCTTGGAGGCATGGGTACGGCCGGACTGGTTAACCCGTTCATGAGTTCGCGAACGTCAACCGGCGCTCCGTTGATCGGAGGCTTCTTTGCGGAGATCTGCGACCGGATGAGCAGCCTGGGTGGGCTATTCGGTCGAGCGTTCGACCCCGAGGCGATGAAGTTCGCCGCACAGGAAATGATCCTGGAGGCGGACGGGGAGCTTCTCCTGCACTCGTGGATCAGCGGTGTACGCAAGACAGGGCCTGCCATCGCGGGTGTGGAGGCGTTCACGAAGGGCGGACCGCTCGGAATAGACGCCAAGGTTGTCGTGGATGCCACGGGAGACGGCGATGTCTCCGCGATGGCGGGGGCGCCATTTGAGATGGGCGGTCCCGCTCACGGGCTGACACAGGCGATGACGCTTATGTTTACGGTCGGCGGAGTCGAGATGCGTAAGTGCCTCGAGTACGCGCTTGCGAATCCCGACCAGATGCGCTTTCCCAAACCATCCAGCCAGGAAGACGTCGAGCGGCTGCTGGCAACCGCAGCCGGCGTGGCCGGTTTCTACAAAGAGGTTGACGAAGCTCGCAAGAACGGCGAGTTCCCCCTGCCTCAGGAGATGGTGTTCTTCATCGCGATGCCAGCTCCGGGCCAGGTGGTTGTCAACACGACCCACGTCGGTGGTGTGAGTGGTACCGATTCGACTGACCTGACAAAGGCGGAGATAGAGTGTCACAGGCAGGCGATGGCCCTGATGACATTCTTCCGGAAGTACGTTCCCGGATTCGAGAATTCGTATCTCATACAGACCGCCCCACAGGTCGGCGTCCGCGAGACTCGTCGGATAGTAGGCGAGCATGTCTTCAGTGTGGACGATGTCTCCCAAGGTCGGAAGTATCCCGATGCGGTGCTGAGGTCGGCCTACGCGGTGGACATTCACTCGCCGGTTGGTAGAGGATACGTTCGGGCCGACGACGGTAAGCCGGGGATCGGTCCTCCCCATGGGGACTGGTATGAGGTGCCCTACAGATCACTGGTGCCGCTGGAGGTAGAGCAGTTGCTCGTGGCCGGGCGTTGCATATCCTCTACTCACGAGGGTCAGGCTGCGATGCGCATCATGCCGAACTGTATGGCGCTGGGCCAGGCGGCGGGTGTTGCGGCGGCCCTCTGCGTCGAGCAGCAGGTCTCCCCTCGGCAGCTCGACGCGGCCCTGCTCAGGAGTGTGCTGCTCGGGCAGGGCGCAATCATATAG
- a CDS encoding YihY/virulence factor BrkB family protein → MKPRISELYRFLSEVFHEYGDDQGSLAAAAMAFFGLLSLLPLLLLAIGVFGRVLGSQEAYDQVLRFITSYAPAGTENLTQNLDTIRESSHLFSGLGLLALLWAGSSIFVILQHAMNIALGLKRRLNYFALRLRALALVLASGVLFALSVGTTWALTAVRTFDAPILGLQSVEFDPFWNLVATLIPIATSMLMFFLIYKFLPAAKTGIRGPLAAGVTAGLLFELAKWGFGVYLRSFANFSVVYGSIAGVIIAVLWIYYVSMITVFCAEIASVVRKREQHMVDRTTI, encoded by the coding sequence ATGAAGCCCCGAATATCGGAGCTCTATCGATTCCTGTCTGAGGTTTTCCACGAGTACGGGGACGACCAGGGCAGTCTGGCTGCGGCGGCGATGGCCTTCTTCGGCCTCTTGTCACTGCTGCCTCTCTTGCTGCTCGCCATCGGCGTCTTCGGGAGGGTGCTCGGCTCCCAAGAGGCTTATGATCAGGTTCTTCGCTTCATCACGAGCTACGCCCCCGCAGGTACGGAGAATCTAACGCAGAACCTTGATACGATCCGGGAATCGTCGCACTTGTTCAGCGGCCTCGGCCTTCTTGCACTGCTCTGGGCCGGCAGTTCCATTTTCGTAATACTGCAGCATGCGATGAACATCGCGCTCGGACTCAAGCGGAGGCTGAACTACTTCGCGCTGAGGCTCAGGGCTCTGGCGCTTGTACTGGCCTCCGGGGTGCTGTTCGCTCTGTCCGTCGGAACGACTTGGGCCCTAACCGCCGTCAGGACATTTGACGCCCCCATACTCGGACTGCAGTCAGTCGAGTTCGACCCCTTCTGGAACCTCGTCGCAACCCTGATACCGATCGCAACCTCTATGCTGATGTTCTTCCTGATATACAAGTTCCTGCCGGCGGCGAAGACCGGCATCCGCGGGCCGCTCGCCGCCGGAGTCACCGCCGGCCTGCTTTTCGAACTGGCGAAGTGGGGTTTCGGGGTATACCTCAGGAGCTTCGCGAACTTCTCCGTGGTGTACGGCTCGATCGCCGGCGTGATCATTGCCGTTCTGTGGATATACTACGTTTCGATGATCACTGTGTTCTGCGCCGAGATCGCCTCGGTCGTGAGGAAGCGGGAGCAGCACATGGTGGACCGGACGACTATATGA
- a CDS encoding glutaredoxin family protein translates to MADKEVKVYSNPTCPWCRKVKEYLQQKGVAYQDFNVAEQRDKLQEMVDLSGQRGVPVIKIGEEVIVGFNQPKIDAALE, encoded by the coding sequence ATGGCCGACAAGGAAGTGAAAGTCTACTCGAACCCCACATGCCCGTGGTGCAGGAAAGTCAAGGAGTATCTGCAGCAGAAGGGTGTTGCGTATCAGGATTTCAATGTCGCGGAACAGAGAGACAAGCTCCAGGAGATGGTGGACTTGTCCGGTCAGCGCGGCGTGCCGGTCATCAAGATCGGCGAAGAAGTGATCGTTGGATTCAACCAGCCGAAGATTGACGCAGCGCTTGAGTAG
- the tig gene encoding trigger factor gives MQVTVEQQDPCEVELNIEIPAEQVSTARDKVYKEIGAHTSIPGFRKGKAPRAILEKHLSDETVRRHLLDELLPDAYAQALKDNDIDPYADPDVDIVQFEADQPLIFKAKVPLPPKVELGEYRGILVERSTVNITDEDIDAELKHLRMQRGEMRGVEDRPVQSGDVVVMQMLAVVEGENPGKPRRTVVSIGSNPPVFDDQVVGMNAEEEKSFTIEYPADVADESLAGKKADYTVTVEAIRELVLPDLDDEFAKSLGEYDSLDALKNGLRDSLTDRANARADQEVESRIIEEIVSRSQVSYPEIMVKARVAHHLEHLREDLEQRGRTLKQYLEGLGRTGDEFMADLTESYSRRVAIGLVLGQLAENENLVVTEEEVEAEISRLEEASNAPREAVEAYLEPRGGRDGLEEAMQEKRISDFILSVSTIKSAESGEQST, from the coding sequence ATGCAGGTAACAGTCGAACAGCAAGATCCATGCGAGGTGGAACTCAATATCGAGATTCCGGCCGAGCAGGTATCTACCGCAAGAGACAAGGTCTACAAGGAGATCGGAGCGCACACCTCGATCCCGGGGTTTCGAAAGGGCAAGGCCCCGAGGGCAATCCTGGAAAAGCACCTGTCCGATGAGACGGTGCGCCGTCACTTGCTGGACGAACTGCTCCCGGATGCGTACGCGCAGGCTCTCAAGGACAACGACATTGATCCCTACGCCGACCCGGACGTAGACATTGTGCAGTTCGAGGCTGACCAGCCGCTCATCTTCAAGGCGAAGGTCCCTCTTCCTCCGAAAGTCGAGCTTGGCGAATACCGCGGAATCCTGGTCGAGCGCTCGACGGTGAACATTACGGACGAGGACATTGACGCCGAACTGAAGCACCTTCGGATGCAGCGCGGCGAGATGAGAGGAGTCGAGGACCGGCCGGTTCAGTCGGGCGATGTGGTCGTCATGCAGATGCTGGCCGTTGTCGAAGGAGAGAATCCCGGCAAGCCGAGACGGACCGTGGTCAGCATCGGATCGAATCCGCCCGTCTTCGACGATCAGGTTGTCGGCATGAACGCCGAAGAAGAGAAGAGCTTTACGATTGAGTACCCGGCCGATGTTGCGGACGAATCGCTAGCCGGCAAGAAAGCGGACTACACCGTCACGGTCGAAGCCATTCGCGAGCTCGTTCTTCCCGATCTGGACGACGAGTTCGCGAAGTCCCTCGGAGAGTACGATTCGCTCGATGCGCTTAAGAACGGACTTCGCGACAGCCTGACGGACAGAGCCAACGCGCGGGCAGACCAGGAGGTCGAGAGCAGGATCATCGAGGAAATCGTCTCGAGGTCCCAGGTGAGCTACCCCGAGATCATGGTCAAGGCGCGTGTCGCGCATCACCTCGAACACCTGCGAGAAGACCTCGAGCAACGGGGACGAACGCTCAAGCAGTACTTGGAGGGACTGGGTCGCACCGGCGACGAGTTCATGGCCGACCTGACCGAATCCTACTCTCGGCGCGTGGCGATCGGGCTGGTCCTGGGACAGCTTGCAGAGAATGAGAACCTTGTCGTCACCGAGGAGGAAGTGGAGGCCGAGATCTCCCGACTGGAAGAAGCTTCCAACGCTCCCCGCGAGGCTGTCGAGGCTTATTTGGAGCCTCGGGGCGGTCGCGACGGGCTTGAGGAAGCGATGCAGGAAAAGAGGATCTCCGACTTTATTCTGTCGGTTTCCACAATCAAGAGTGCAGAAAGCGGCGAACAGAGCACATAA
- the clpP gene encoding ATP-dependent Clp endopeptidase proteolytic subunit ClpP: MALVPMVVEQSARGERAYDIYSRLLKERIIFLGTTVDDDIANLIIAQLLFLEKEDPDKDVEFYINSPGGLVTAGLAIYDTMQIIKPDVATICVGQAASMGAVLLAGGAKGKRCALPNARMMIHQGSAGFHGTPSDIDIQAKEVLRYRALLNEILSKHTGQAIEKVEKDTDRDYFMSALEAKEYGLIDDVIARDNR, translated from the coding sequence ATGGCACTGGTACCTATGGTCGTCGAGCAGTCCGCAAGGGGAGAGCGAGCATATGACATCTACTCTCGCCTGCTCAAGGAACGCATCATATTCCTGGGCACTACCGTGGACGATGATATAGCAAACCTGATTATCGCTCAGTTGCTCTTCCTCGAGAAGGAAGATCCGGACAAGGATGTCGAGTTTTACATCAACAGCCCCGGAGGCCTTGTGACAGCGGGCCTCGCCATATACGACACGATGCAGATCATCAAGCCCGACGTTGCGACCATTTGCGTCGGTCAAGCTGCGAGCATGGGCGCCGTGTTGCTGGCTGGTGGGGCAAAGGGCAAGCGGTGCGCTCTGCCGAATGCCCGCATGATGATCCATCAGGGCAGCGCGGGCTTCCACGGCACTCCTTCAGACATAGACATCCAGGCTAAGGAAGTGCTCAGATATCGGGCCCTCCTCAACGAGATTCTCTCGAAGCACACCGGCCAGGCCATCGAAAAGGTCGAGAAGGACACGGACAGGGACTACTTCATGTCCGCCCTCGAAGCTAAGGAATACGGCCTGATTGACGATGTGATCGCGAGAGACAACAGATAG
- the clpX gene encoding ATP-dependent Clp protease ATP-binding subunit ClpX, with protein sequence MPRVGFDRNDQRCALCGRTREQVKKLIVGVYGGICLDCLDLCNDTIKSELPKTGDEFSPLGSVPKPKEIYRILSQYVVGQEKAKRALSVAVYNHFKRINSPCHEVELQKSNIMLIGPTGCGKTLLAQTLAKILNVPFAIADATSLTEAGYVGEDVENILLKLLQAADTGESVQATVRNAQRGIVYIDEIDKIARKAENPSITRDVSGEGVQQALLKILEGTTANVPPQGGRKHPQQDYVQLDTTNVLFICGGAFDGLESIIERRVGTQTMGFRAKVESKLERQVGDLLCEVMPEDLLKYGFIPEFIGRLPVVGTLEALDKTALMRILVEPKNALIKQYQKFFEYDGVELEVTEGALDAIAGEAIKRSIGARALRAIIEEVMMNIMYEIPSTPGIKGCIIDADVILCGKEPTLVVEEFKAAS encoded by the coding sequence TTGCCGAGGGTTGGATTCGATCGTAACGACCAGCGCTGTGCTCTGTGCGGCAGAACCAGGGAACAGGTAAAGAAGCTCATAGTGGGAGTCTACGGCGGCATATGCCTCGACTGCCTCGATCTGTGCAACGATACGATCAAGAGTGAACTGCCCAAGACCGGTGATGAGTTCTCACCGCTCGGTTCCGTGCCGAAGCCGAAAGAGATCTACCGCATCCTGAGCCAGTATGTGGTCGGCCAGGAGAAGGCCAAACGCGCTCTCAGCGTGGCCGTCTATAACCACTTCAAGCGCATCAACTCGCCGTGCCACGAAGTTGAGTTGCAGAAGAGCAACATCATGCTGATCGGCCCGACCGGCTGCGGCAAGACGCTTCTCGCTCAGACTCTGGCCAAGATTCTGAACGTTCCTTTCGCCATTGCCGACGCAACTTCTCTTACTGAGGCAGGATACGTTGGGGAGGATGTCGAAAACATCCTCCTGAAGCTTTTGCAGGCGGCGGATACGGGGGAGAGCGTTCAGGCAACGGTCCGCAACGCACAGCGCGGCATCGTCTACATTGACGAGATAGACAAGATCGCCCGCAAGGCCGAGAATCCTTCAATCACGAGGGACGTTTCCGGCGAGGGAGTTCAGCAGGCTCTGCTGAAGATTCTTGAGGGCACGACGGCCAACGTTCCTCCGCAGGGCGGCAGAAAGCATCCACAGCAGGACTACGTGCAGCTTGATACCACGAATGTCCTGTTTATCTGCGGCGGGGCGTTCGACGGGCTCGAAAGTATTATCGAGCGCAGAGTCGGCACTCAGACGATGGGGTTCCGCGCGAAGGTCGAGAGCAAACTTGAGCGGCAGGTCGGCGATCTGCTCTGCGAGGTCATGCCGGAGGACTTGCTGAAGTACGGCTTCATCCCCGAGTTCATCGGAAGGCTTCCCGTGGTCGGAACGCTCGAGGCGCTGGACAAGACGGCGCTCATGCGGATACTCGTGGAGCCGAAGAACGCGCTGATCAAGCAGTATCAGAAGTTCTTCGAGTACGATGGGGTCGAACTCGAGGTAACCGAGGGTGCCCTCGATGCCATCGCGGGCGAGGCGATAAAGCGCAGTATCGGCGCGCGTGCGCTTCGGGCGATCATCGAGGAAGTCATGATGAATATCATGTACGAGATTCCCTCGACCCCGGGGATCAAGGGATGCATCATTGACGCCGATGTGATCCTGTGCGGCAAAGAGCCCACGCTCGTCGTGGAGGAGTTCAAGGCGGCATCCTAG